The proteins below come from a single Mucilaginibacter mali genomic window:
- a CDS encoding aceric acid hydrolase, which yields MKNVLKYAGIGLIVALSFKQTSAQSKALVNTSASPYAKLSSTDMGSVTWTKGFWADRFKVCRDTMIPNLWRIYTDPKISHAFKNFEIAAGLDTGSHSGPPFHDGDFYKLLEAVASMYAETRDPKLNALLDQAIPVIAKSQRADGYIHTPVIISAQKRGQETAFKDPNNFEAYNLGHLMTAACIHYRVTGKTNFLDVAIKATDYLYHFYMTASAEASRSAICPSHYMGVVEMYRTTKNPKYLELAKKLIDIRGTNANGTDDNQDRIPFRQQTKAIGHAVRGNYLYAGVADVYAETGDTTLMHALNLIWTDMVTRKMYVTGATGALYDGVSPDATSYKPAEIQQVHQAYGRDFQLPNYTAHNETCANIGNVLWNWRMLQVTGKAEYADVMELALYNSVLSGVSLSGRGFLYTNPLNYFDEEPFDTRWSKDRIGYIKLSNCCPPNVVRTVAEVSDYAYSVSDKGLWFNLYGGNNLATTLKDGSAIKLSQATDYPWNGMVNISISQAPAKAFSVFLRIPGWCNGASLTVNGKPVSTKLISGEYAEVKRVWKAGDKIALNLPMPAKLMEANPLVEETRNQVAVKRGPIVYCLESKDLPKNQKIFNVALPANISLKPEMIKIDGSDIMSLTGKADMLDNGNWKNKLYKEVGANKRGALNIRLIPYYAWGNRGHVDMETWIPLAR from the coding sequence ATGAAGAACGTGCTAAAATATGCCGGAATAGGGTTGATAGTGGCATTAAGTTTTAAGCAAACATCAGCCCAAAGCAAGGCGCTGGTAAACACCTCGGCCAGTCCGTATGCCAAGCTGAGCAGTACCGATATGGGTAGCGTTACCTGGACCAAAGGTTTTTGGGCCGACCGCTTTAAGGTATGCCGCGATACCATGATCCCTAACCTGTGGCGCATTTATACCGACCCTAAGATCAGCCATGCATTCAAGAATTTTGAGATAGCCGCCGGACTGGATACAGGCTCGCATTCAGGCCCGCCCTTTCACGATGGCGATTTTTATAAACTGCTGGAAGCCGTAGCCAGCATGTATGCCGAAACCCGAGACCCAAAACTGAACGCCCTGCTGGATCAGGCCATCCCTGTTATCGCTAAAAGTCAGCGTGCCGATGGGTATATCCATACCCCGGTTATTATATCGGCACAAAAACGCGGGCAGGAAACAGCCTTTAAAGATCCTAATAATTTCGAGGCCTATAACCTGGGCCACCTGATGACGGCCGCCTGTATCCACTACAGGGTAACGGGTAAGACCAATTTCCTTGATGTGGCCATTAAAGCCACCGATTACCTGTACCACTTTTACATGACAGCATCTGCAGAGGCATCGCGCAGCGCCATTTGTCCGTCGCATTATATGGGCGTGGTAGAGATGTATCGAACCACTAAAAATCCCAAATACCTGGAGCTGGCTAAAAAGCTGATCGATATACGTGGCACCAACGCCAACGGTACTGACGATAACCAGGACAGGATACCATTCCGCCAGCAAACAAAAGCTATTGGTCATGCTGTACGCGGCAATTATTTGTATGCTGGTGTGGCTGATGTTTACGCCGAGACCGGTGATACTACGTTGATGCACGCCCTTAACCTGATATGGACAGACATGGTAACCCGCAAAATGTATGTAACGGGAGCTACCGGTGCATTGTATGATGGTGTTTCGCCCGATGCCACATCGTACAAACCGGCCGAGATACAGCAGGTGCACCAGGCATACGGTCGTGATTTTCAACTGCCTAATTACACCGCCCATAACGAAACCTGTGCCAACATAGGCAACGTGCTGTGGAACTGGCGCATGCTGCAGGTAACCGGCAAAGCCGAATATGCCGATGTAATGGAACTGGCCTTATACAATAGCGTGCTATCTGGTGTTAGTTTAAGCGGTCGTGGCTTTTTGTACACCAATCCCTTAAATTATTTTGATGAAGAGCCTTTCGATACCCGCTGGTCTAAGGATAGGATAGGTTATATCAAGCTATCCAACTGCTGCCCGCCAAATGTGGTGCGCACCGTGGCCGAAGTAAGCGATTATGCTTATAGCGTGTCCGACAAAGGGCTGTGGTTCAATTTATATGGCGGTAATAATTTAGCTACCACCTTAAAAGACGGCTCGGCGATCAAGCTATCGCAAGCGACAGATTATCCGTGGAATGGTATGGTGAATATCAGTATTAGCCAGGCGCCGGCAAAAGCATTCTCGGTATTTTTAAGGATCCCGGGATGGTGCAATGGGGCAAGCTTAACAGTAAATGGCAAACCGGTATCAACCAAATTAATTTCGGGCGAATATGCTGAGGTAAAACGCGTATGGAAAGCCGGCGACAAGATCGCGCTGAACCTGCCGATGCCTGCTAAACTAATGGAAGCGAACCCGCTGGTAGAAGAGACCCGCAACCAGGTTGCCGTAAAACGTGGTCCGATAGTTTACTGCTTAGAGTCGAAAGATCTGCCTAAAAATCAAAAGATATTTAATGTGGCCCTGCCGGCAAATATCAGCCTGAAACCGGAGATGATAAAAATAGATGGCAGTGATATTATGAGCCTTACCGGTAAAGCTGATATGCTGGATAATGGTAACTGGAAGAATAAACTATATAAAGAAGTGGGTGCCAATAAGCGCGGCGCGCTGAACATCAGGCTAATACCTTACTATGCCTGGGGCAACCGCGGGCATGTGGATATGGAAACCTGGATACCGCTAGCCCGGTGA
- the mrdA gene encoding penicillin-binding protein 2 codes for MNSFFARRYVITAIFVTVALILLGRLFYIQIIDDRYMLFAKNNVVRPVIVFPARGPILDRNKKVLVENQPVYDIMVTPKQVKPFDTLEFCKLIGIDIDGFHKRMDKAIKMSGYSRQSIFEGQLSAGLYASLQERMYEFPGFDIQLRSVRSYPDSIAAQFLGYIGEVNEARIKRSGGYYHQGDYVGISGVESAYENELRGTRGVQNLMVDNKGVSKGHFANGAYDTAAVAGERLISSLDSRIQKLGERLMANKVGSIVAIEPSTGEILCFVSSPTYNPNLLVGRQRSEHYTVLHDDPYSPFLIRPIQARYPPGSSFKPLSALIAMQEGVISPQTTYNCPGYYMAGNLKVKCFRGEVHGTVDLSKAIAESCNGYFDMVFEKLINIGGAKKTEESYNIWRDKVAKFGLGGKLDIDLPSENPGYLPKSTLYDKWYKKGYWRSSTIISLAIGQGELDATPLQLANIEATIANRGFFYKPHLIKGIGDKQIVKDEYTVKNYVGVDSAYFKPVIAGMQSVVEQGTAAGARIPGIVMCGKTGTAQKKHGTDNSVFVAFAPRDNPKIAIAVVVEDGGQGAAYAAPIASFIVEKYLRDSISSRPSGATPEYFFNKSVLPVIAGKSPAGKKPSTDSLKKAAADSAKKAKQGTVAAANKKQALLKQTAMLYKRRENE; via the coding sequence ATGAATAGTTTTTTCGCGCGGCGCTACGTTATTACAGCAATTTTTGTCACCGTTGCCCTCATTTTGCTGGGGAGGCTTTTCTATATCCAGATCATTGATGACCGCTATATGCTGTTTGCCAAAAACAACGTGGTGCGTCCCGTTATCGTGTTCCCTGCCCGTGGCCCTATATTAGATCGTAATAAAAAAGTGCTGGTAGAGAACCAGCCGGTGTACGATATTATGGTTACCCCCAAGCAGGTAAAACCATTTGATACGCTGGAGTTTTGCAAGCTGATCGGTATTGATATCGATGGTTTCCATAAGCGCATGGATAAGGCCATTAAAATGTCGGGATACAGTCGCCAATCCATATTCGAAGGGCAACTGTCTGCAGGTTTATATGCTTCGCTACAGGAACGCATGTACGAGTTTCCGGGTTTTGATATTCAATTGCGTTCGGTACGTAGTTACCCCGATTCCATTGCCGCGCAATTTTTAGGATATATTGGCGAGGTGAACGAAGCCCGCATAAAAAGGTCGGGTGGGTATTATCACCAGGGCGATTATGTTGGTATCAGCGGGGTAGAAAGCGCGTATGAGAATGAACTGCGCGGCACCCGCGGTGTGCAGAACCTGATGGTTGATAATAAAGGGGTATCTAAAGGGCACTTTGCCAATGGCGCATACGATACGGCTGCTGTTGCCGGCGAACGCCTGATATCATCCTTAGACAGCCGCATCCAAAAACTGGGCGAACGCCTGATGGCTAACAAGGTAGGCAGTATAGTGGCTATCGAACCATCTACGGGCGAGATATTGTGCTTTGTAAGCAGCCCCACCTACAATCCAAACTTGCTGGTAGGCCGACAGCGGTCCGAGCATTATACAGTACTGCACGATGACCCATATTCGCCATTTCTTATTCGCCCTATTCAGGCGCGTTATCCGCCGGGATCGTCTTTTAAACCGCTAAGCGCGCTGATAGCCATGCAGGAAGGAGTGATCTCGCCACAAACTACCTACAATTGCCCGGGCTATTATATGGCAGGGAACCTAAAGGTAAAATGTTTCCGTGGCGAAGTTCATGGTACGGTTGACCTGAGCAAAGCCATCGCCGAATCGTGTAACGGATACTTTGATATGGTATTTGAAAAACTGATCAATATCGGGGGGGCTAAAAAAACAGAAGAATCATACAATATTTGGCGCGATAAAGTGGCCAAATTTGGTTTGGGCGGTAAACTTGATATCGATTTGCCGAGCGAAAACCCGGGCTATCTGCCAAAATCTACTTTGTATGATAAGTGGTACAAAAAGGGCTATTGGCGCTCAAGCACCATTATTTCGTTAGCTATCGGGCAAGGTGAGTTAGATGCTACCCCCTTGCAGTTGGCTAACATCGAAGCTACAATTGCTAACCGTGGCTTTTTTTATAAGCCTCATTTAATAAAAGGTATTGGCGATAAGCAGATCGTTAAAGACGAATACACCGTAAAAAATTACGTGGGTGTAGATTCTGCATATTTTAAACCGGTTATTGCCGGTATGCAAAGCGTAGTGGAACAAGGTACCGCGGCAGGGGCAAGGATCCCGGGCATCGTGATGTGCGGCAAGACAGGCACAGCGCAAAAAAAGCACGGTACCGATAACTCGGTATTTGTGGCTTTTGCCCCGCGCGATAATCCTAAGATCGCTATCGCGGTGGTGGTTGAAGATGGGGGCCAGGGTGCCGCTTACGCCGCGCCGATAGCCAGTTTTATTGTCGAAAAATATCTGCGCGATAGCATCAGCAGCCGCCCGTCCGGGGCTACGCCCGAGTACTTTTTTAATAAGAGTGTTTTGCCGGTTATTGCGGGTAAAAGTCCGGCAGGCAAAAAGCCATCAACCGATAGTTTGAAAAAAGCCGCGGCAGATTCGGCGAAGAAGGCAAAGCAGGGAACGGTAGCGGCCGCAAATAAAAAGCAGGCACTTTTAAAGCAAACAGCAATGCTGTATAAACGCAGGGAAAATGAATAA
- a CDS encoding rod shape-determining protein MreD yields MSRTILINLVRFIVLIFVQVFLLKNVTLYGLSIPYLYILFILLLPFETPNVLLFALSFLMGLIIDAFYDTPGLHAAACVLLAFVRVLFISITVQKDGFDNDPEPTLSIMGFRWFFTYASVLTLFHHFFLFNLEVFRLSEIQYTFSRFVLSSVFTVFLMLVTGLLFFRRKERK; encoded by the coding sequence ATGAGCAGAACAATCCTAATTAACCTGGTCAGGTTCATCGTGCTGATATTTGTGCAGGTATTCCTGCTCAAAAATGTTACGCTTTACGGCTTATCTATACCGTACCTGTATATCCTGTTTATATTGTTGCTGCCGTTCGAAACGCCTAACGTTTTGCTCTTCGCGCTATCGTTTTTAATGGGCTTAATTATAGATGCTTTTTACGATACACCCGGCCTGCATGCCGCGGCATGCGTGTTACTTGCTTTTGTAAGGGTGCTGTTTATTAGCATTACCGTTCAAAAAGACGGCTTTGATAACGACCCCGAACCAACGCTTAGTATTATGGGCTTTCGCTGGTTTTTTACCTACGCTTCTGTACTTACCTTATTCCATCACTTCTTCCTCTTCAACCTGGAAGTTTTTCGCCTGTCCGAAATACAATATACCTTTTCGCGTTTTGTTTTAAGTTCAGTTTTTACCGTATTTTTAATGCTGGTTACAGGCCTTTTATTTTTCAGGAGAAAAGAACGTAAATGA
- a CDS encoding type II toxin-antitoxin system RelE/ParE family toxin: MKVVIYPRAAKTIDKIAAFVESKNTPGNGDRYALRFKAAIENIAQPDVQYALCRNIFLLKKNYSCAFYNDWVIAFKIAGDTFKVYRIVHGSTLA; the protein is encoded by the coding sequence TTGAAAGTTGTCATCTACCCAAGAGCAGCTAAAACTATAGATAAGATCGCTGCATTTGTAGAATCTAAAAATACCCCGGGAAATGGTGATAGATATGCGTTGCGATTTAAAGCGGCTATTGAAAATATTGCACAACCCGATGTACAATATGCCTTGTGCAGGAATATTTTCTTACTCAAGAAAAATTATAGTTGTGCTTTCTATAACGACTGGGTAATTGCGTTTAAAATCGCTGGGGATACTTTTAAAGTATACCGAATAGTACACGGTTCGACACTCGCCTAA
- the mreC gene encoding rod shape-determining protein MreC produces the protein MRNLLIFIRKYNAFFLFLIFEISALIIYVKYNSFQKATFLNSANQVTGNLYARSDELKSYMTLREVNDRLAAENATLRNQLKSSFFVDTLNKHKVVDSIYKQQYEYITAKVINNSINKRNNYITINRGSSDGIAKNMGVISPDGVVGIVVFVSDHLAVIQSVLHKDTKVSAMLADNKANGTLKWGDDLDPHSAQFVDVSNNVKPHLGELVVTSGYSLFPEGVAIGKITSLHTKGGGFFLNMEIALAVDFAKLQYVYVVNNKFQAEQADLESKEKKDEQNNPN, from the coding sequence ATGCGCAACCTGCTGATTTTCATTAGAAAGTACAACGCATTCTTTTTGTTCCTGATCTTCGAGATCAGTGCGCTTATTATTTACGTTAAATATAATTCGTTTCAAAAGGCCACCTTTTTAAATTCGGCCAACCAGGTAACAGGCAACCTGTATGCCCGGAGCGACGAATTGAAAAGCTATATGACCCTGCGCGAAGTAAACGACCGCCTTGCGGCCGAGAATGCCACGTTGCGCAACCAGTTAAAGTCATCGTTCTTTGTTGATACCCTGAACAAACACAAAGTTGTAGATAGTATTTATAAACAGCAGTACGAATACATTACGGCTAAAGTGATCAATAACTCTATCAACAAACGGAATAACTACATTACCATTAACAGGGGAAGCAGTGATGGTATAGCTAAAAACATGGGGGTGATATCTCCCGATGGCGTTGTTGGTATCGTCGTCTTCGTCTCAGATCATTTAGCGGTTATCCAGTCGGTTTTGCACAAGGATACCAAGGTGAGCGCTATGCTTGCCGATAATAAGGCAAATGGCACACTGAAATGGGGTGATGACCTTGACCCGCATTCGGCGCAGTTTGTAGATGTTAGTAATAACGTAAAACCGCATTTAGGCGAGCTTGTGGTTACCTCAGGGTATTCACTGTTTCCGGAAGGGGTAGCTATAGGTAAAATAACCAGTTTGCATACCAAGGGTGGAGGCTTTTTCCTGAATATGGAAATAGCCCTGGCTGTTGATTTTGCCAAACTGCAATATGTTTATGTAGTAAATAATAAATTTCAGGCCGAGCAGGCCGATCTGGAATCGAAGGAAAAGAAAGATGAGCAGAACAATCCTAATTAA
- the purN gene encoding phosphoribosylglycinamide formyltransferase, whose amino-acid sequence MKKRIAIFASGSGSNAQKIMEHFKRHPDAEVVLILTNNPQAYVLQRADNFEVPTHVFTRHEFYDTDDVIRLLKNLQVDLIVLAGFLWLVPTGLLNAFPNKIINIHPALLPKYGGKGMYGDHIHKAVLAAGEEESGITIHFANEHFDEGEILHQSKFKIDTGDTLEMLKFKIQQLEHHYFPRVIESLLKKMRS is encoded by the coding sequence ATGAAAAAAAGGATCGCCATTTTTGCTTCAGGATCGGGTTCAAATGCCCAAAAAATAATGGAGCATTTTAAGCGCCACCCGGATGCCGAAGTTGTATTGATACTCACCAATAACCCGCAGGCTTATGTGCTTCAGCGGGCCGATAATTTTGAAGTACCCACTCATGTTTTTACCCGGCATGAGTTTTACGATACCGACGATGTGATACGCCTGCTGAAAAATTTGCAGGTAGACCTCATTGTGCTGGCAGGTTTCCTTTGGCTGGTCCCTACAGGATTACTAAACGCCTTCCCGAATAAGATCATCAATATACACCCGGCCCTGCTACCCAAATACGGCGGCAAAGGCATGTATGGCGATCATATCCACAAAGCGGTTTTAGCAGCTGGCGAGGAAGAATCGGGTATTACCATTCACTTTGCTAACGAGCACTTTGACGAGGGCGAGATACTGCATCAATCTAAGTTTAAGATAGACACCGGCGATACCCTTGAAATGCTGAAGTTTAAGATCCAGCAGTTGGAACATCATTATTTTCCGAGGGTGATAGAGAGTTTGCTGAAGAAGATGCGGAGTTAG
- the rodA gene encoding rod shape-determining protein RodA has protein sequence MNNQRSFFFNVDWVTVFLYLALCTIGLFNIRAAVYKPEHAGFLDLSTQYGKQFIFIAVAIVVAIVILLLESRFLSALAPTFYVITVLLLCAVMLPGLGHRVGGNQAWISLGGDFRLQPSEFAKYSTCLLLARYLSGTNIKVTEIKSFLIAGGIILLPMLLIKMQPDDGSTLVFCSLIFVLYREGLSPWFLIVLGIIIALFILSLVITNQWYLIGTLLTLGLILIYINRRDRKTTVGLLVGTILCTSFVFAIRPLYDHGLKEHQRERIDVVLGRSKDTKKVGYNQNQSKIAIGSGRMWGKGYLQGTQTKYSFVPEQSTDFIFCTIGEEWGFAGSIVVVGLYVGLLLRIIALAERQRSPFSRIYAYGVASVIFFHFFINIAMTVGFMPVIGIPLPLISYGGSSLLSFTILLFTLVKLDSNRMGIV, from the coding sequence ATGAATAATCAACGCAGCTTTTTCTTTAATGTAGATTGGGTGACGGTGTTCCTTTACCTGGCGCTGTGCACTATTGGCTTGTTCAACATCCGCGCGGCAGTGTATAAGCCCGAGCATGCCGGTTTTCTCGATCTGTCGACCCAATACGGTAAGCAATTTATTTTTATTGCGGTGGCTATTGTAGTAGCCATAGTGATATTGCTGCTGGAAAGCCGTTTTTTAAGCGCATTGGCCCCTACGTTTTATGTAATAACCGTATTGCTGTTATGCGCGGTAATGTTACCTGGTTTAGGGCATCGGGTAGGTGGTAACCAGGCATGGATCTCCCTGGGGGGCGATTTCAGGCTCCAACCGTCCGAGTTTGCCAAGTATAGTACGTGCCTGCTTTTGGCGCGATACCTGAGCGGTACCAATATTAAAGTTACCGAGATCAAATCGTTCCTGATAGCGGGTGGTATTATCCTGTTACCCATGCTGCTGATAAAAATGCAGCCCGATGACGGATCAACGCTGGTATTCTGCTCGCTGATATTTGTATTATACCGCGAGGGCCTTTCACCTTGGTTCCTGATCGTGTTGGGGATCATTATTGCCCTGTTCATCTTATCGTTGGTAATAACCAACCAATGGTACCTGATAGGTACCCTGTTAACGCTGGGGCTGATACTGATCTATATTAACCGGCGCGACAGGAAAACGACAGTAGGCTTGCTGGTGGGTACCATTCTGTGCACATCCTTTGTATTCGCTATTCGCCCCTTGTACGATCATGGTTTAAAAGAGCACCAGCGCGAACGTATAGACGTAGTGCTTGGCCGCTCGAAGGACACAAAAAAGGTAGGCTATAACCAAAACCAATCTAAAATAGCTATAGGTTCGGGCCGCATGTGGGGCAAGGGGTATCTGCAGGGCACACAAACCAAGTACTCGTTTGTGCCCGAACAAAGCACCGATTTTATTTTTTGCACCATTGGCGAAGAGTGGGGCTTTGCCGGGTCTATCGTAGTGGTGGGTTTATATGTAGGCCTGCTCTTGCGTATTATCGCTTTGGCCGAAAGGCAGCGATCGCCATTCTCACGTATTTACGCGTATGGTGTGGCCTCGGTCATCTTTTTCCACTTCTTCATCAATATCGCCATGACCGTGGGTTTTATGCCCGTTATCGGTATCCCGCTGCCGCTGATCAGTTACGGTGGTTCATCGCTATTGAGTTTCACCATCCTGCTGTTCACGCTTGTTAAGCTTGATTCTAATAGAATGGGGATCGTTTAG
- a CDS encoding rod shape-determining protein, with product MGLFNFFTQEIAIDLGTANTLIIHNDKVVVDEPSIVAFDRTTNKVIAIGRQAMQMEGKTHENIRTVRPLKDGVIADFNAAEHMIRGMIKMINKGKGWFFPSLRMVICIPSGITEVEKRAVRDSAEIAGAKEVYLIHEPMAAAVGIGIDVEEPMGNMIIDIGGGTTEIAVIALSGIVCDQSIRVAGDNFDSDIVQYIRRQHNIMIGDRTAEKIKIEVGAALPELADPPADFAVQGRDLMTGVPKQITVSYTEIAHCLDKSISKIEEAILKALEITPPELSADIYQTGIYLTGGGALLRGLDKRIAAKTKLPVHVAEDPLRAVVRGTGTALKNIGNFKFLMQ from the coding sequence ATGGGTTTATTTAATTTTTTCACACAGGAAATCGCCATAGATCTGGGTACCGCAAATACCCTCATTATACATAATGATAAAGTTGTTGTTGATGAACCATCGATAGTAGCTTTTGACCGTACCACCAACAAAGTAATAGCCATCGGACGCCAGGCTATGCAAATGGAGGGTAAAACACACGAGAATATCCGTACCGTTCGCCCGCTTAAAGACGGTGTAATTGCCGACTTTAACGCTGCTGAGCACATGATACGCGGCATGATCAAAATGATCAACAAAGGCAAAGGCTGGTTCTTCCCATCGCTGCGTATGGTGATCTGTATCCCATCGGGCATTACCGAGGTAGAGAAGCGTGCCGTACGCGATAGTGCCGAGATTGCCGGCGCTAAAGAAGTTTACCTGATCCACGAGCCGATGGCCGCCGCGGTAGGTATCGGTATTGATGTGGAAGAGCCGATGGGTAACATGATCATCGATATTGGTGGTGGTACTACCGAGATCGCGGTTATCGCGTTGTCGGGTATCGTTTGCGATCAGTCTATCCGCGTAGCGGGTGATAACTTCGATTCGGACATCGTTCAATACATCCGCCGTCAGCACAACATCATGATTGGCGACCGTACCGCCGAAAAGATCAAAATAGAAGTTGGTGCCGCACTACCCGAACTGGCCGATCCACCGGCTGATTTTGCCGTACAGGGCCGCGATTTGATGACTGGCGTACCTAAACAGATCACCGTATCGTATACCGAAATTGCGCATTGCCTGGATAAATCTATTTCTAAAATAGAAGAAGCGATATTGAAAGCGTTAGAGATCACCCCGCCAGAGCTTTCTGCCGATATTTACCAAACCGGTATTTACTTAACCGGTGGTGGTGCATTGTTGCGCGGTTTGGATAAGCGTATTGCTGCTAAAACCAAACTGCCGGTACACGTAGCCGAAGACCCGCTTCGCGCCGTAGTACGCGGTACCGGTACAGCGCTTAAAAATATTGGTAACTTTAAGTTCTTAATGCAGTAA
- the purH gene encoding bifunctional phosphoribosylaminoimidazolecarboxamide formyltransferase/IMP cyclohydrolase produces MSQSVQIKNALISVYYKDNLEPIIHELNRLGVAIYTTGGTETFIKGLGVDVIKVEDLTSYPSILGGRVKTLHPKVFGGILSRRGLESDEQQLAQYEIPEIDLVIVDLYPFEETVKSGAGQDDVIEKIDIGGISLIRAAAKNFKDVVIVASKDDYGTLENLLKTQDGTTTFDQRKTFAAKAFNISSNYDTAIFNYFNQEEAEAIPVFKQSIQQSKVLRYGENPHQSGTFYGNLDAMFTSLSEKGKELSYNNLVDVDAAVALIDEFTDPTVAILKHTNACGVATRQFIKEAWIDALACDPVSAFGGVIITNTEIDAETAAEIDKLFYEVLIAPAYTGEAVAILTARKGRIVLVRQPVELPLKQFKTLLNGVIEQDKDLTIEGPADMKVVTERQPTEQELKDLFIANKITKNTKSNAIVLVKNNQMLASGVGQTSRVDALRQALAKAETFGFDVKGAVMASEAFFPFPDCVEIAAEAGITAVLQPGGSIKDQLSIDMSNQKGISMVMTGVRHFKH; encoded by the coding sequence ATGAGCCAGTCAGTTCAAATAAAAAACGCGTTAATTTCAGTTTATTACAAGGACAATCTTGAGCCTATTATCCACGAGTTAAACCGCTTGGGTGTTGCCATTTATACTACCGGTGGTACCGAAACCTTTATTAAAGGCCTGGGTGTGGATGTGATTAAGGTAGAGGATCTTACATCGTACCCATCAATTTTGGGCGGCCGTGTAAAAACCCTGCATCCTAAAGTATTTGGCGGTATATTATCACGCCGCGGACTGGAAAGCGACGAACAGCAACTGGCCCAGTACGAGATCCCTGAAATTGACCTGGTAATTGTAGATCTGTACCCGTTTGAAGAGACCGTAAAATCGGGCGCCGGGCAGGATGACGTGATCGAAAAGATCGATATCGGCGGTATCTCGCTGATCCGCGCGGCGGCTAAGAACTTTAAAGATGTGGTGATCGTAGCATCGAAGGATGATTATGGCACACTGGAAAACCTGCTGAAAACACAGGATGGCACAACCACTTTCGATCAGCGTAAAACATTTGCTGCTAAGGCGTTTAATATATCGTCTAATTACGATACGGCTATCTTCAATTACTTTAACCAGGAAGAAGCCGAAGCCATCCCGGTATTTAAACAAAGCATCCAGCAAAGTAAGGTATTGCGTTACGGCGAGAACCCGCACCAGTCGGGCACGTTTTATGGCAACCTTGATGCCATGTTCACCAGCCTGAGCGAAAAGGGCAAAGAACTATCGTACAACAACCTGGTAGATGTTGATGCCGCCGTGGCCCTGATAGATGAGTTTACCGACCCTACCGTAGCTATCTTAAAGCATACTAACGCCTGCGGTGTAGCTACCCGTCAGTTTATTAAAGAAGCCTGGATTGATGCTTTGGCTTGCGATCCGGTTTCGGCTTTTGGCGGTGTGATCATCACCAATACCGAGATAGATGCTGAGACAGCTGCCGAGATAGATAAATTGTTTTACGAGGTGCTGATCGCTCCGGCTTATACCGGCGAGGCTGTAGCTATCCTTACTGCCCGTAAAGGCCGCATTGTACTGGTGCGCCAGCCAGTTGAGCTGCCGTTAAAGCAATTTAAAACCTTGCTGAATGGCGTGATAGAGCAGGATAAAGACCTGACAATAGAAGGCCCGGCCGATATGAAAGTTGTTACCGAACGCCAGCCTACCGAGCAGGAGTTGAAAGACTTGTTTATTGCTAACAAGATCACCAAGAATACTAAATCGAACGCAATCGTATTGGTTAAAAATAACCAGATGCTGGCCAGTGGTGTAGGGCAAACTTCGCGTGTTGACGCATTAAGGCAAGCACTGGCCAAAGCCGAAACATTTGGCTTTGATGTAAAAGGCGCTGTAATGGCATCCGAAGCATTTTTCCCCTTCCCTGATTGCGTGGAGATAGCTGCCGAAGCAGGTATTACCGCGGTATTGCAACCGGGCGGATCTATAAAAGACCAGTTATCTATCGATATGTCTAACCAAAAAGGCATCAGTATGGTAATGACCGGTGTGCGCCACTTTAAACATTAA